A window of Cohnella herbarum contains these coding sequences:
- a CDS encoding COX15/CtaA family protein, producing MFLVLIAGVLVTNTDSGRGCGTDWPLCNGKFVPAYTVESMVEYSHRMISGLVGLLVGATYLVTRFWKPARHKENLLYAGGALLFTIMQAILGAMAVVWEQSSLVLALHFGISLLAFTCTWLLYKLAKRQTLPQSGQSSSQGKSFGQHAAVSLPKALYRSMLALLIYCYVVVYLGAYIRHTSAGGACEGWPLCNGAIVPELSGTTGVAFAHRVAALLMLIFVAILAFYVRKVAGTASELTSIANKSLLLVFLQVLSGGLLSFTLTDEDVYIFTGLLHTIIISALFSMLVLLAIRTRQSSRD from the coding sequence ATGTTTTTGGTGCTTATTGCGGGCGTGTTAGTAACGAACACGGATTCCGGACGAGGCTGCGGCACGGACTGGCCTTTGTGCAACGGAAAGTTCGTTCCCGCGTATACGGTAGAGTCCATGGTCGAATATAGCCATCGGATGATCAGCGGACTTGTCGGATTGCTGGTCGGCGCCACTTATCTCGTTACGCGCTTCTGGAAGCCGGCTCGCCATAAGGAAAACTTGTTATATGCGGGCGGCGCGTTGTTGTTTACGATCATGCAAGCCATATTGGGTGCGATGGCAGTCGTGTGGGAACAATCATCGCTCGTTTTGGCGCTCCATTTCGGAATTTCCTTGTTAGCCTTCACCTGTACCTGGTTGTTATATAAGCTTGCGAAACGACAAACGTTACCGCAATCGGGACAATCCAGCTCGCAAGGCAAGAGTTTCGGCCAACATGCCGCCGTCAGCTTGCCTAAAGCCTTGTATCGCAGCATGTTAGCTTTGCTTATCTATTGTTATGTCGTCGTCTATTTAGGAGCCTACATCAGGCATACGAGCGCCGGAGGCGCCTGCGAAGGCTGGCCGTTGTGCAACGGCGCGATCGTTCCCGAGTTATCGGGCACGACGGGAGTCGCTTTCGCTCATCGGGTGGCGGCGTTATTAATGCTGATCTTCGTCGCGATCTTGGCTTTCTATGTCCGTAAAGTCGCAGGAACCGCTTCGGAGCTTACGTCGATCGCGAACAAATCGCTATTGCTCGTATTCCTGCAAGTGCTCAGCGGCGGTTTGCTATCGTTCACATTGACCGATGAAGACGTCTATATTTTTACCGGGTTATTGCACACGATCATCATTTCGGCGCTTTTCAGCATGCTGGTATTATTGGCGATTCGAACGAGGCAATCTTCTCGCGATTAG